The genomic interval GTGATGTGAAACAAGGACTGGGAGATGTGAATACAGGACGGGGTGATGTGAAACCAGGACGGGGTGATGCGAATACAGGACGGGGTGATGTGAAACCAGGATTGGGCGATGTGAATACAGGACGGGGTGATGTGAATCCAGGACGGGGCGATGTGAAACCAGGAAGGGGTGATGTGAAACCAGGACGGGGCGATGTGAAACCAGGATTGGGCGATGTGAATACAGGACGGGGTGATGTGAATCCAGGACTGGGCGATATGAATACAGGACGGGGTGATGTGAAACCAGGACTGGGCGATGTGAATACAGGACGGGGTGATGTGAATCCAGGACGGGTTGATGTGAAACCAGGATGGGGTGATGTGAATACAGGACGGGGTGATGTGAAACCAGGACTGGGCGATATGAATACAGGACGGGGTGATGTGAAACCAGGACTGGGCGATGTGAATACAGGACGGGGTGATGTGAAACCAGGACTGGGCGATGTGAATACAGGACGGGGTGATGTGAAACCAGGACGGGGTGATGTGAAACAAGGACTGGGAGATGTGAATACAGGACGGGGTGATGTGAAACCAGGACGGGGTGATGCGAATACAGGACGGGGTGATGTGAAACCAGGATTGGGCGATGTGAATACAGGACGGGGTGATGTGAATCCAGGACGGGGCGATGTGAAACCAGGAAGGGGTGATGTGAAACCAGGACGGGGCGATGTGAAACCAGGATTGGGCGATGTGAATACAGGACGGGGTGATGTGAATCCAGGACTGGGCGATATGAATACAGGACGGGGTGATGTGAAGCCAGGACAGGGTGATGTGAAACCAGGACGGGGTGATGTGAAACCAGGATTGGGCGATGTGAATACAGGACGGGGTGATGTGAATCCAGGACAGGGCGATGTGAAACCAGGATGGGGTGATGTGAAACCAGGACGGGGCGATGTGAAACCAGGACTGGGCGATGTGAATACAGGACGGGGTGATGTGAAACCAGGAAGGGGCGATGTGAAACCAGGACGGGGCGATGTGAATCCAGGACGGGGCGATGTGAAACCAGGACGGGGCGATGTGAATACAGGATGGGGCGATGTGAAACCAGCACGGGGTGATGTGCAGAGATGCTACAGAAAAAGCTGCTTCACTCTGCTGTAAACATATCAGGTCATATCAAgcagcttcttttcttctttgatcAACAACACCAACAATCTGCTTCTGTTTTCATCTggctttatttaaacagtttcttCATACAAATTCACAACATAATGTGACTTTCAGGATCTTCAGGAAGCACCAAATCTCCCGTTAAGGATGACTGCTCCGCCATTACACCACTCACATGCTCACATTAGGTGccaacattaataaataattaaaaataaacatattctactttagaaacaggaaaaaaaagtcactctGTAACTCAAACTGGATCTTTCTCAGAACTCTTTAAAGAGAGCATGTCTAAAAGTTAATGAGACAACTTGATGGTAAAAATCAGTCCTACATTTCATCATTAATTCCTCCTGACTGACTCCAAACATGAGTATTTACAGGTAGAGGTGAACATGGTGTGTTGTGTGAGAGGATTCTGGTTTAAAGCTGGAATGTTTCATCTGAAGCTGGAATGAGACATTACTGACTGAACAGCTGCAGGCTGACCTGTGGATCACAGAGCACTCAGAATACagacaaaactaaataaaaaaagcaaacgtCTGCTCCTCTGTAAACATCATATCCAGGAGGTCAGGATCTTCTCCCGGTGTTCCTCGTACTGCTGCAGCATCCTCGGCAGGTCATGGTCAGCAGGAATCACCTGCAAACATGATAACTGAATATTCTATTCAGAGTTATCTGAAGATTAACATGAAGCCCACCCTGAATCCCTCTGACGGCCCTCTCTGTGGGACTGCTTTCTGTTTGCACCTACAACCTTAATTCCCCCAAAACTTAGGACACTTTAAAAATCTGAgaatcaggtcatattttatccccagtagcTGATAACCAACATATCAGATTATGAGaatgagacgtttcaccatgtgaaaAAGTTGGagcaggagcaacaaaaggctggaaaagtaactggtacaaaccagaaacacctggaggagcactggacaactaatcaggttaagtggcagcaggtcagtaacatgactggtataaaaggagcatttcagagaggcagagtctctcacatCGAAAGATGCACAAAGCTTCACCAATCTgggacaaactggatctaaaactgtggaacaatttcagaaaaatgttcctctttGAAGATCCatcatctacagtgtagaatatcatcagtagatccagagaatcaggaggaatctctgtgtgcatgggacaaggctggatgctggtgatcttctacATTAACACTAAAAAGGCCAAGGCGGTCATTTTGACAGTTAAGAAATTTGCATGCTAAATaacttttacaaataaaatcatcaaCCCCTGCTGGTCTTTGACTTTTCTTGAAACtaattaaattttcattcaaattaatttttaaatttagtatgTGAAGGACAGAGGTACTATGACTATTTCTACCTATTTCATCCAAAAGAGGTCATGTTGACCACAAGGCATGTTGCGTTCTATTTTCCCATCCACACCACGTTTGGAAATTTGACAGCTATCGATCCAGGATCATCTCCAGTCATGTTTGGTGAAACTAATCATTTTGCTAGTTTCTTTCATGGCGGCACAAtcacattattatcattattaagcTATTATTACCATGTTGCTATCATCGTAGGCTCGCTGAACCATCGGCCACACTGAACATAAATTAGGAGGCTAGTCCCCATCAGCAGTCATCTCACCCAGAAGTGGAGGTGAAATTGGGAAGGATGGTACTGTGTGGACAGCTGTTAAACATCCAGGGAGTTCTTGAAGGACACGATGTCCAGAAAAAGATTCAAAGAGATTATAAATTTTCTCTgtttcaataaaaagaaaacccgATGCACGCGTCTCCTGGATGACAGGTTCACCCTGCCTCTGCAACCTGGAACAACTTCATTGAGAGCTGTATTCCTTGCTACAAGCCGGGTGCCAGCATCACGGTCCATGAACAGCCATTTTCCACCAGGCCAGGTGCAAATGTATTCAATACATGGCAAATAAACCGGATAAATCTGGGATCAAATTCTGTCTGGCAGCAGATGTCGAGTCAAAGTACCTGCTGAATGGAGCTCCGTAACTGGGAAAGGAGGAGACGTGGAGCAGAGGTCGGCTCTTTGGAGAGAATGTGGTGATAAGCTGGTGGAGACGTTCATGGGGAAGGGAAGAAACATCACCACCTCCCTGAAACTGGCCACCACCTTGCAGGCTAAGAGGACCAGTCCTGTGGGGAAAATAAAGCGCGAGTTGCCTCCCTCTCCACCAAACAGCAAGCAGAACCGTTTTCTACCAAGGTGCTGAAATGCTGAGGTGCAACCCTCACAATTTATCAGGGAAAGCCttgtgaaaaatttgtattttaagcACCGTGCACACGGGTGTAGGCATCACTGACGAGCCGAGGGCAAAGCCGGAGTCTGTGTAATATTACAACATCAAGTACAGAGTGGACGTCCTGGATCAGATGGCATCAGAAGGAAATGTTCAGTAAAGAGTGGAAAGAAGATGGCTGTTATCGTATTGCTGGAACAAACGCTCACGTCCTCTTCAAGCTGCGCACTGCCACCCTGCACGATGGAGATTTCTGCAGAAGCTGGCAGAGGAGTTTGTGCAGCCAGCAGGTCCACAAGGTGGAGCAGACTCCTGAAAGGAGGCGGTGCCAGGTGTGGAGGAGCTGCACCTAAAACAAAACTTTCCACTCCTGCAGCAGGTTCTGCCAGCAGAAGAGAGAAGATCTGCGCTGACTGCGACTCGTAAGTAGAGTTAGCAGCCTCATCGCAAACAATGTAAatagttataataataataatgacgtAAAGAAATTGTTTTGCTTCATAAAGCTCGTTACGGACTTTGTTCTGCTGTTTGTGTCTTCTATCATTTTATTCCACACCTGCTGACTGCCGTTTATTACAGATAGTTTATGGAAAGTGGTCTTTCGTTTGTTTCTGTGATAAATGATGATACAGTTTTCCTTTTATGGtacttattatatttttataagatTTGTAAGATGAATGCCTTGCTAAAAGAAAACTGTTCTTGTAAATATGTGgcaattcattaaaaaataaatcaaactttattgtcTATTTTGGTGTTatattgttttgtaaaacaaTTATTAGCTAATTAAATGTACTAGTAGTATTTAGTAGTTATGGAAAAGTGGCCGTTCTAGtgttaaaagcagacatgattttctactggaaaccactgcatggactcaggaagacttccagaaaccactgtctgtgaacacagttcaccctgaaacccacaaatgcaggttaaagctccatcatgcaaagaagaagccagatgtgaacaggatccagaaccagcttcttccgtcttctctggaccaaagctcattttaaatggtctgaggcaaagtggaaacctggatgaagatgtgaaatagtttgtggaaagcatggacggcgtgtcctgcagactaaagaggagagggagcatccagcttgttatcagtggacaggtgaaaagctgcatctctgatgggatggggctgcattagtgcctatggcgtgggcagcttccacatctgtgaagctccatcaatgctgaaaagtacatggaggttttagagcaacatctgctcccatccagacaacgtctctctCAGGGAAGgacttgcagatttcagcaagacgatgctgaaccacatcctgcatccattacagcagcatggcttcacaggagaagagtccggcagctgaactggcctgcctgcagtccagacctttcaccgaCTAAAGACTAGACATCAATGAAGATCAAGATTAATAAATCACAACattgttatttacattttacacagcatcctcctccaggtgttttggAATTAAGGTTGTATCTGTGCATTTATATGTTCTAGTGAAATACCAGGTTTTAATCAGAGGGATGGTGTAATGTGTGATATCTGTGCATCTCTCACCAGGACAGGAGCAGGACGAGGAGACGAGGAGCCATTAACCAGCCAGTCGTCATACAGCTGATGGATGGACTCCAGATactcctgaacacacacattcatgagTTTCCTGCTCTGTGAAATGAATCCACGAGTTCTGAGTGTCGTCTCCTCACCAGGGGGATgactttctcctcctccctgcATCTCTGCTTCAACCGCTCATGGCAGGTGGTCGGAGACGTCTGCAGGTAAACTGAAACACCAAACAGAAAAGGTGTGTCCACatcttcaccctgcttcattcTGCACAGCATTTTAACTGTTGTTCCAGGTGTGGCTGTTCCAGGTGTGGTCCTGCATTTAGTGGCTTCTCTGTTGCCTCCAGCATTCAGACACTTTGGTGTCTCGTTCCCATCtgatcttcatcatcttcacctcATCCCTCTCTAGTATTACACATCTgtctgatcatcatcatcatcttcacctcaTCCCTGTTCAAAATCCAAGATGGCAGCCAAGTCAGTCCTGTGTTTAGTGTGTTCGCACCTGaggtctgagtgtgtgtgtttttatgtatgagactttatttcatttgagCCTGAATTAGTGGTGCTCTGCAAGATCAACTAATTCTCTGCAGAATGAAATTTCTGGTGGATAAATTGTCTTCAGATCTCATTGGATTGAAACAGACTTTAGCCTATCTACAATCCACCTGTTGAGGTAAACAGCTAGCTCCATTAGCTTCCTTATACCACTCCTGTCTGCTAGTCTCCACCTATTAGCCTTACCTGCTAGCCTTCAACCATCGACCGGCCTGCTAGTCTCCAACCATCAGCTTCACCTGCTAGACCCAAGCCGTCGGCATCGCCTGCTAGTCCCCCAGTCATTGACCTTGTCTGCTAGCCTCCATCGGCCTTGTCTGCTAACTGGACCTGCTTGGTAGCTTTCCGCTATAAGCCCTGTCTGTTAACATCATCAAACGGTGGAACTTTTCCTTTCAGCATGTCATAAATcattgtattgtgttttatacAGTACTTGTTTTGTACTTGTGTACTTTTGTGTGGTTTTACTGGTATCCCAAATGAGTCTGGTAACTCTTCCTCACAAGAAATGCTACTTCAAGATGCACAGTTTGATAAGCTTgataatttaacatttcatcACAGTGGCAGCGGCAAAAAAAACCTTCGCCTCATCTCAGCTTTGGACAAAACAAAATGGCTGAAAACAATTGTAGAGTCCAACTTTGTCTTCTGCAACTTGTTTTAAATGCAGACTAAATTAAATGTATGTTCTTCACCACTTCAAAAACTGCTAGATTAGCACAGTATGAGCAAATTTGAAGAAGAAATGGTGACACACATTGGTatctaattttaaatatttaggaTTTTTTCATTGATGACCACTTGTCTTATTAGGATTTTACTGTAGAAATAAGTCTTGCTTTTCGTTTTATGTGAAACAGAAATTGGTGGAAGCAACCCTTTTGCCTGTTATTGGCTATGGAGATGTGTTGTACATGAATGCTTCTGCAGACTAGAGAGTATGTACCATGGGGCGCTGAGATTCATTACCAGCTGCGGTCCCTGTACTCAGCACTGTACACGTTATTTTAAGGTTAACTGGATGTGCTTGACGTCTCTGTCATTGGTATGTGTTCATTTATAAAACCATTCTGGGTATCATTCCGTCCTGTTTGTCGTCTTTTAGCAAACAAAAAAGTCATGATCTCCAATCTATTGAAGCTCTGCAATTTGCTGTCCTCAAAGTACAAACTGAACTGGGCAagaaagcattttgttttttcagcacCTGTTACTCATAATAAATCACAATCTTTTATGTGAGTAAGTTTTAATGTTGCacattttgtatgtttgttttaatgcagctgTGCTGTTGCCCTCTTGGGCAGGTCTCCCTTGAAAAGGAGATCTTTGGCTTCAACGGGACTAACCTGGttaaaaaaaggctaaattaaattaaaaaatctcTCTGCACTATTCCACATCTGTCTGATCATCATGGTcttcagcagctgtttgtggtTCTGCTCTGGGAATTCTTACCGATCAGGTCAACTGGGATGGAAATGTTAGTTGTGATCCAGTTGAACCACTCGGTCAGAACAGCGTAGTCCACCTCTGGCATCTTGCCACTGAGGGAGGAGAAATGTTCAGTATTTATTATAACATCACGGGATCTTCTGGACCATGCTGGATTTTcctacatcatcatcatcatcctcgcTGACTTCTCAGCCTCTAGATGAGTCAATGACCCAGTACCAGACTCATCTGGTCTCCTGGTACCAGTACCTTCTGAAGAGGTTCTCCACAAACATGTACTTGGCGCTGTAGATGGACCTCTCCATCATCTTGACCGGAGCAGACTAAAACCAGAGAAGCTGTCAGAACACACAGCCGAGGTTCTGCAGGTTCACTCCCCCCCAGCTTCCCTGTGGGAATGTTGGTGTAGAAGAACCGGACTTACAACAGGTGCCATGTGACGATCCAGCATGGTGAGCTGAACGTAGGTCTGCAGAGTGATGCCCCACCTCTCTGGGTCCTGGTACATAAGACCCTGCATAGACAAGAGGACGGGTTCAGTCTCAGGACAagttcacaccagccttttttaTTCCAACTCTGATCTGTTTGCTGGGAAAGTCGTTTTGTTTGCTGGGAAAGTCGTTTTATTTGCTGGGAAAGTTGCTTCATTTTGGGTATTGTGATTGTGTAAATAAACTCTGATTCGGATCAAAGGAGCGGACTCGGTCCACCTACAACCATGAATCTCGGTCCCCATCAAGTGGACACAGGGACTATAAAAATTCAGTGCACGGCATTGtaggtaaacacaaccaaaacacaagCGCTTGTGGGGCGACAGGCGGCTCTGAATGGGAGAAATGTCTGGCGGTCAGACATGGAAGACCtcagtaaaagttctgatagaaatctgatcaactTAAGATCTGAtacagctccatgttttacttTGATAGAAACACAAGCTGCTTTAACCAACAGATGAACCAGTTATCTTCTTCATTGGTGTTCTCATCTTCTCCTTTAGTAACTCTTGATGTAGCGCCGCCTCTGTAGATCTCTGCACCCTGTAGATCTACAGAGATGGAGTTCAACCTGTGGAACGTTTCAGAGAAACCATGCAgcaaaggaggaggaggttttatttctgatgtGAAGTCGGCTGTTTGGGTTACCAAAGGGTTGTGTCCCCTGACGTTCCTCCATAGAAACACTGGTTCAGGAAGGACCTGGACACACAGGGAAACAGAAAAGTCCGCATGAAAGCCTCCTGCAATATAAACTAGACTAGAATTTTCTCTGACTGAAGCTGAAGCATTGTAATAAAGCATGTGTTTGCAGAGATGTACTCATGTCATGTCAGAGATGCTGCTTTAGAACAGAGCACGCTCTCGTACCTCTATGTTGCTGGTTTTGCTGAAATATTCCAAACACGTGGTTTTCCCGCTGGCGATATTCCCTTCAACGCAGATCTGgaaacagaggaggagacaCAGAGATGACAGACCCGAGAATGAAGTCTGGGCTTTGTAACGTCACTTCTGCTTAATCAACCTTCAAAGATGTCAGAATGATCCTAAAATAAAAGCTCAGATATCTACTGAACACATGTCGGATCATAGCTGGAGGCTCACCACAGGCTTCCTGGTGTCTCCGATCCGGACCAACTTCCCTGGGAAGGAAGAGGACAAAGTGAGACCAGACTTGGTTTCCCAAACTTCTGATGGCCTGTCTGAATTTAGACAGGTGGAGTCAGCAGGTCGACTTATCAAGTATTTCCGTGGCTGGAGTCAAGAGGTGGGCGGGGCTAAGATTCACAGctagaaatttatttttcatcatgaCGCTGACGTTTACAGGTTTTATGGAGAAACTACCTCCACCTTTATCTGTGTTCATTCCACAGATGCTCCACCCTTACCGGTTCTACCTGGTCGTCAGGCTTTCGTCAGGAAG from Melanotaenia boesemani isolate fMelBoe1 chromosome 16, fMelBoe1.pri, whole genome shotgun sequence carries:
- the tk2 gene encoding thymidine kinase 2, mitochondrial produces the protein MFCYKFGKSISVVPTLCAGWIRRGMLPSWSPTTAHSVTRQMTTGKLVRIGDTRKPVICVEGNIASGKTTCLEYFSKTSNIEVLPEPVFLWRNVRGHNPLGLMYQDPERWGITLQTYVQLTMLDRHMAPVSAPVKMMERSIYSAKYMFVENLFRSGKMPEVDYAVLTEWFNWITTNISIPVDLIVYLQTSPTTCHERLKQRCREEEKVIPLEYLESIHQLYDDWLVNGSSSPRPAPVLVIPADHDLPRMLQQYEEHREKILTSWI